The following coding sequences lie in one Trypanosoma brucei gambiense DAL972 chromosome 7, complete sequence genomic window:
- a CDS encoding U6 snRNA-associated Sm-like protein LSm3p, producing the protein MQTSRALFEAMDPFVFLLQSVDCPVRVHTVNRETTSGTLLAVDDHCNIMLKDWSTTGHLPSIEGAAPASLRFIRGEQIRTITLAPQSYQVN; encoded by the coding sequence ATGCAAACTTCTCGCGCCCTGTTTGAAGCCATGGATCCCTTCGTGTTTCTGCTGCAGAGCGTGGACTGCCCCGTCCGCGTGCACACCGTGAATAGAGAGACAACTTCTGGTACACTACTGGCGGTGGACGACCATTGCAACATCATGCTGAAGGATTGGAGCACTACGGGGCACCTGCCGTCAATCGAGGGGGCGGCACCGGCATCCCTTCGCTTCATCCGGGGGGAGCAGATCAGAACAATTACTCTCGCTCCCCAATCGTATCAGGTTAACTGA
- a CDS encoding Cell division control protein 2 homolog — translation MQVQVQEGQTACDGSLRPLPSAGPASFVPRSLRPAPLRGTSTPDRYSRIEKVGEGSYGIVYKCHDNFTGRTVAMKRIPLIVNDGGVPSTAVREVSLLRELNHPYVVRLLDVVLHEAKLLLIFEYMEQDLQGMLKQRNTAFVGGKLRRIMFQLLLGLHECHSRRFVHRDIKPSNILIDRKESVVKLADFGLGRAFRVPLQTYTTEVMTLWYRAPEVLLGDKQYLPAVDVWSMGCVFAELARRRSLFAGDTAINQLFSIFQLLGTPTEATWRGVTSLPHHNVNFPRWTAKPLRTAVPALDDDGVDLLRRMLCYNPRERITAYEALQHSYFDEVREEEVEKLMRFNGA, via the coding sequence ATGCAGGTGCAGGTGCAGGAAGGACAGACGGCATGTGATGGTTCGCTGCGACCACTTCCTTCTGCTGGCCCTGCTTCTTTCGTGCCGCGCTCGCTGCGCCCCGCCCCGCTCCGAGGTACGTCCACCCCGGACCGGTATAGCCGAATAGAGAAGGTTGGTGAAGGTTCCTACGGTATTGTGTACAAGTGCCACGACAACTTTACCGGCCGCACTGTAGCTATGAAGCGGATCCCGCTTATCGTAAACGACGGCGGCGTACCTTCCACCGCCGTCCGCGAGGTATCACTGCTACGCGAACTGAATCACCCATACGTGGTACGGCTTCTCGATGTGGTACTGCATGAGGCGAAGCTGTTGCTCATATTTGAATACATGGAGCAAGACTTGCAAGGGATGCTGAAGCAACGGAACACCGCCTTCGTTGGCGGCAAGCTTCGTCGTATCATGTTTCAGCTGCTTCTTGGCTTGCATGAGTGCCACAGTCGCCGCTTCGTCCACCGTGACATTAAGCCAAGCAATATTCTTATTGACCGCAAGGAGTCTGTCGTGAAACTTGCCGATTTTGGACTTGGTCGTGCCTTCCGTGTGCCCCTGCAGACATACACAACGGAGGTTATGACGCTGTGGTACCGTGCCCCCGAGGTGCTCCTTGGGGACAAACAGTACCTCCCCGCTGTGGATGTGTGGTCGATGGGGTGTGTCTTTGCTGAACTTGCCCGTCGCAGGTCGCTCTTCGCGGGGGATACCGCCATCAATCAGCTCTTTTCCATATTCCAGTTGCTCGGCACACCGACGGAGGCAACTTGGCGCGGCGTCACATCGCTACCCCACCACAACGTTAACTTCCCGCGGTGGACCGCGAAGCCACTGCGCACTGCAGTTCCCGCGTTGGACGACGACGGTGTAGATTTACTGCGGCGCATGCTGTGCTACAACCCGAGGGAACGTATAACCGCTTATGAGGCTCTTCAACACTCATACTTTGATGAGGTGCGTGaggaagaagtggaaaagtTGATGCGGTTCAACGGAGCTTAA